One genomic region from Penaeus monodon isolate SGIC_2016 chromosome 24, NSTDA_Pmon_1, whole genome shotgun sequence encodes:
- the LOC119588976 gene encoding zinc finger protein 354C-like: MKCIIKEKVKEEINWENDLEMKEEKDLEIKEESLDYEVSDTNLKHEYPSCMGSKSIREEENGKIEDSNDALVTAPFVAEYCDTIHTSDSHKEDKSAYEKTCSQRVKIVEHNRVDTKKTHTCEICCKTYASKSYLHNHMRDIHTKEKPYKCEACNKTFTVNK, encoded by the coding sequence ATGAAATGTATAATCAAGGAAAAGGTTAAGGAAGAGATCAATTGGGAGAATGATctggaaatgaaagaagagaaggatcTAGAAATTAAGGAAGAAAGTTTGGACTATGAAGTGAGTGATACAAACCTAAAACATGAGTATCCTTCCTGTATGGGAAGTAAGAGCatcagagaggaagaaaatggaaaaatagaagACAGTAATGATGCATTGGTGACAGCACCATTTGTGGCTGAGTATTGTGATACCATACACACATCAGACAGCCACAAGGAAGACAAGTCAGCATACGAAAAGACATGTTCTCAAAGAGTTAAGATAGTGGAGCATAATAGAGTGGATACAAAGAAAACTCACACATGTGAGATATGTTGTAAAACATAtgcatcaaaatcttatttacatAATCACAtgagagatatacatacaaaggagaaaccatatAAGTGTGAGGCTTGCAACAAGACTTTTACAGTCAATAAGTGA
- the LOC119588977 gene encoding zinc finger protein-like, with the protein MECEYKCSSDNYQAPKDGNKEGMSGKVPEIWNCFTCEEKPFKCEVCATPFARKSDISNHMKTHTKERPYRCDTCSKGFSRKSHLETHIKRVHVKERPFKCDICNKSFFENFRLRDHMLMHTEEDPFKCEICHKSFSHKSGLNLHMKRHAGVKPFICEVCSMAFFCKQSLGVHMRVHTGEKPYTCKVCNKSFRALYTLKNTVAAY; encoded by the exons ATGGAATGTGAGTACAAGTGCTCATCAGATAATTACCAGGCACCTAAGGATGGCAATAAAGAAGGGATGTCTGGAAAAGTACCCGAAATCTGGAATTGCTTCACTTGTGAA gagaagcctttTAAGTGTGAGGTGTGTGCTACACCATTTGCTAGGAAATCTGATATAAGTAACCATATGAAGACACATACAAAGGAAAGACCTTATAGATGTGATACATGCAGTAAAGGATTCTCCAGGAAATCTCATCTTGAGACTCACATTAAAAGAGTACATGTAAAGGAGAGGCCTTTTAAgtgtgatatatgtaataaaagcTTCTTTGAAAATTTCCGTCTTAGGGATCACATGTTAATGCATACAGAAGAGGATCCCTTTAAGTGTGAGATTTGCCATAAAAGTTTCTCTCACAAATCAGGCCTTAATTTACATATGAAAAGACATGCAGGAGTTAAGCCATTTATCTGTGAGGTATGCAGCATGGCCTTCTTTTGCAAACAGTCACTAGGTGtacatatgagagtacatacaggGGAGAAGCCCTATACCTGTAAAGTATGCAATAAGTCATTTAGAGCTCTTTATACTCTAAAAAACACAGTAGCTGCATACTAG